In one window of Desulfomicrobium macestii DNA:
- the rplP gene encoding 50S ribosomal protein L16 — translation MLSPKKVKFRKQQKGRIRGLAGRATTVAFGEIGLKAMECGKLTSQQIEAARIAMMRHIKRGGKVFIRIFPDKTITAKPLEVRQGKGKGSPVGWCAPVQRGRILYEIKGVDFELAKEALQRAAYKLPIKTTIVEKE, via the coding sequence ATGCTGAGTCCTAAAAAGGTCAAATTTCGGAAGCAGCAGAAGGGTCGTATTCGCGGTCTTGCAGGACGCGCGACCACGGTTGCTTTTGGTGAAATCGGTTTGAAGGCTATGGAATGCGGAAAACTCACGAGTCAGCAAATTGAAGCCGCCCGTATCGCGATGATGCGACACATTAAAAGAGGCGGTAAGGTTTTCATTCGTATTTTTCCCGACAAGACGATCACGGCCAAACCCTTGGAAGTTCGTCAAGGTAAAGGTAAGGGCTCGCCAGTCGGTTGGTGCGCACCAGTTCAGAGAGGCCGCATCCTTTATGAAATCAAGGGTGTCGACTTCGAACTGGCTAAAGAAGCATTGCAGAGAGCTGCCTACAAGCTGCCTATAAAGACTACCATAGTCGAAAAGGAGTAA
- the rpmC gene encoding 50S ribosomal protein L29, translating to MNAQQLRELGPEKLQVKLGEFRKELMNLRFQHATAQLENSQRIPLVKKSIARILTILKAKDMETGDE from the coding sequence ATGAATGCTCAACAATTACGGGAATTGGGTCCTGAGAAGCTCCAGGTTAAACTTGGTGAATTTCGTAAGGAATTGATGAATCTTCGTTTTCAGCATGCAACCGCGCAGCTTGAAAATAGTCAGAGAATACCGCTTGTTAAGAAATCCATAGCTCGGATTTTGACGATTTTGAAAGCGAAGGACATGGAGACAGGTGATGAGTAA
- the rpsJ gene encoding 30S ribosomal protein S10 translates to MNSDKIRIKLRAYDYRILDKAVAEIVDSARNTGASIAGPIPLPTRIHKQTVQKSVHVDKKSREQFEMRVHKRLLDILEPTQQTVDALGKLNLPAGVDVEIKL, encoded by the coding sequence ATGAACAGTGACAAAATTCGCATAAAATTGAGAGCGTACGACTACCGCATTCTGGATAAGGCTGTAGCCGAGATTGTCGATTCCGCACGTAATACCGGTGCATCTATTGCCGGTCCCATTCCGTTGCCGACCCGTATTCACAAGCAGACGGTTCAGAAGTCTGTGCATGTGGACAAGAAATCTCGGGAACAGTTTGAAATGCGTGTACACAAACGCCTTTTGGACATTCTTGAACCCACCCAACAGACGGTTGATGCTCTGGGTAAGCTGAATCTTCCCGCTGGCGTTGATGTAGAAATCAAGCTGTAG
- the rplO gene encoding 50S ribosomal protein L15, with amino-acid sequence MNLHELYPYPEERAKVKRLGRGTASGQGGTSGKGHKGQNARTGGGVRAGFEGGQMPLYRRLPKRGFKNPFRVSYQTLNLSTVYSAFADKAEVLIEDLYLSGLVDRDQPIKILGDGEAVKALKITAHKFSKQAVEKITAAGGEAISIEG; translated from the coding sequence ATGAACCTGCATGAATTGTATCCATATCCCGAGGAACGCGCCAAGGTGAAAAGATTGGGCCGCGGCACTGCTTCGGGCCAGGGCGGAACTTCAGGCAAAGGTCACAAGGGTCAGAATGCCCGCACTGGTGGCGGTGTACGCGCAGGGTTTGAAGGCGGCCAGATGCCCCTTTATCGCAGACTGCCGAAGCGCGGCTTCAAGAACCCTTTTCGCGTCAGCTACCAGACCCTCAATCTCTCGACCGTTTATTCCGCCTTTGCAGATAAGGCCGAAGTGCTGATCGAAGATTTGTATCTGTCCGGTCTTGTTGATCGCGATCAGCCGATCAAGATTCTTGGCGACGGTGAAGCTGTCAAGGCGCTCAAGATCACTGCTCACAAGTTCAGCAAGCAGGCTGTGGAAAAAATCACTGCAGCAGGTGGCGAAGCCATTTCGATCGAAGGATAG
- the rpsH gene encoding 30S ribosomal protein S8: MSVIDPIADLLTRIRNAYKAMHSTVSITPSRTREALLKILNEEGYINGYALENDALLVNLKYHENKAVVAGLKRISKPGRRIYVGAKSIPSVQNGLGICILSTSKGVLEGKQAAEIGVGGELLCEIW; the protein is encoded by the coding sequence ATGTCTGTCATAGATCCTATTGCAGATTTATTGACTCGAATTCGTAATGCATACAAAGCTATGCATTCAACTGTTTCTATTACTCCCAGCCGCACCCGCGAGGCGCTGCTCAAAATATTGAACGAAGAGGGCTATATCAATGGATATGCCCTTGAGAATGATGCCTTATTGGTTAATTTGAAATACCATGAAAATAAGGCTGTCGTTGCCGGCTTGAAGAGAATCAGCAAGCCGGGTCGTCGTATTTATGTGGGTGCAAAGAGCATTCCTTCGGTGCAAAATGGTCTTGGAATTTGCATTTTGTCCACCTCCAAGGGTGTGCTCGAGGGAAAACAGGCTGCCGAAATCGGCGTTGGCGGCGAACTTCTTTGTGAGATTTGGTAG
- the rplF gene encoding 50S ribosomal protein L6: MSRVGKMPISIPGGVDLKIAESGIEVKGPKGVLTLANHPAIAVSVDNNTVSVNPVDDSRIARQQHGLRRTLLANAVTGVTSGFEKTLEVIGVGYKVNVQGNTVVLNVGFSHPVNFALPAGIQAKAEGSKLTISGCDKQAVGEVAAQIRRVRPPEPYKGKGIKYTDETIRRKAGKSGGKK, encoded by the coding sequence ATGTCTCGAGTAGGAAAAATGCCGATCAGCATCCCTGGTGGTGTTGATCTCAAAATCGCGGAAAGCGGGATTGAAGTGAAAGGACCCAAGGGGGTTCTTACTCTTGCCAATCATCCTGCCATCGCAGTCAGTGTCGACAATAATACGGTTTCCGTTAATCCTGTTGACGACAGCCGGATCGCTCGCCAGCAGCATGGCTTGCGGAGAACACTGCTTGCCAATGCCGTGACCGGCGTCACCAGCGGATTCGAGAAGACTCTCGAAGTCATTGGCGTTGGTTACAAGGTTAACGTTCAGGGCAATACCGTAGTGCTGAATGTCGGCTTTTCTCATCCGGTCAACTTTGCGTTGCCCGCCGGAATTCAGGCCAAGGCCGAAGGCAGCAAGCTTACCATCTCCGGATGTGACAAGCAGGCTGTCGGCGAAGTCGCGGCTCAGATTCGCCGGGTTCGTCCGCCTGAGCCCTATAAGGGCAAGGGTATCAAATATACTGATGAGACTATCCGTCGCAAGGCCGGCAAATCCGGTGGCAAGAAATAG
- the rplX gene encoding 50S ribosomal protein L24 yields the protein MSTHVWKIHKDDNVMILVGKDKGKIGKVVKILRSKKQVIVEKANMVKKHTKPNPYNNQPGGIVEKEMPVDVSNVQLVCNACSKPTRVGYKFTDDNKKVRYCKKCNETIS from the coding sequence ATGTCTACTCATGTCTGGAAAATTCACAAAGATGACAATGTGATGATTCTTGTCGGAAAAGACAAAGGTAAGATCGGCAAGGTTGTCAAAATTCTTCGCAGCAAAAAACAGGTTATTGTCGAGAAGGCTAATATGGTGAAAAAACACACCAAGCCTAATCCTTATAACAACCAGCCTGGCGGAATCGTTGAGAAGGAAATGCCTGTTGACGTTTCTAACGTTCAGTTGGTGTGCAACGCTTGCTCAAAGCCGACAAGAGTTGGTTATAAGTTTACTGACGATAACAAGAAAGTTCGTTATTGCAAAAAATGCAATGAAACGATCAGTTAA
- the rplR gene encoding 50S ribosomal protein L18 has translation MKLSRDEARKKRKMRIRKKINGTPDRPRLVVFRSSKHIYAQIIDDLAGATLASASTLSLEGDNIRLTVENAKLVGKKVAEEAIKKSITSVVFDRNGFVYHGRIKAVADGAREGGLNF, from the coding sequence ATGAAATTATCAAGAGATGAAGCCCGTAAAAAACGCAAAATGCGGATTCGTAAAAAGATCAACGGTACGCCTGATAGGCCTAGACTTGTTGTTTTTCGCTCCAGCAAGCATATTTACGCGCAGATAATTGACGACTTGGCTGGCGCAACATTGGCATCCGCTTCAACACTGAGCCTCGAAGGCGACAATATTCGTCTGACTGTCGAGAATGCCAAGCTGGTAGGAAAGAAGGTTGCCGAAGAAGCGATCAAGAAGAGCATCACTTCCGTGGTCTTTGATCGCAACGGCTTCGTATACCATGGCCGGATCAAAGCCGTTGCCGATGGAGCCCGAGAAGGCGGCTTAAATTTTTAA
- the rplB gene encoding 50S ribosomal protein L2, with product MAIRKLKPTSAGRRSQTVLTFDEITCTTPEKSLTKGLNKKSGRNNNGRVTMRRRGGGNKSLYRLIDFKRNKIDVPAKVATIEYDPNRSARIALLHYADGDKRYIICPLGLNVGDQILAGDKADIKPGNALALARIPLGTLVHNIELYPGRGGQLARSAGAYAQVIAKEDKYALLRLPSGEVRKVLAVNIATVGQVGNIEHENVSIGKAGRNRWLGKRPKVRGVAMNPVDHPLGGGEGRSSGGRHPVTPWGKPTKGYKTRSPKKPSSKLIVKRRGSK from the coding sequence ATGGCAATTCGAAAGCTTAAACCCACATCTGCCGGACGCAGGTCGCAAACTGTTCTCACGTTTGATGAGATCACTTGTACAACCCCTGAGAAGTCCCTGACCAAGGGTTTGAATAAAAAAAGCGGTCGTAACAATAACGGCCGTGTAACCATGCGCCGCCGCGGCGGTGGAAACAAGTCTTTGTATCGCCTGATTGATTTTAAGCGTAACAAGATCGATGTTCCGGCCAAGGTAGCCACTATTGAGTACGACCCGAACAGAAGTGCGCGAATCGCTCTGCTGCATTACGCTGACGGCGACAAGCGTTACATAATCTGTCCGCTTGGACTTAATGTAGGCGATCAGATCCTTGCCGGCGACAAGGCCGATATCAAGCCCGGCAATGCCTTGGCGCTGGCCCGCATTCCCCTTGGCACCCTTGTGCATAACATTGAGCTGTACCCCGGACGTGGCGGCCAGTTGGCCCGCTCTGCCGGAGCATACGCCCAGGTTATCGCCAAGGAAGACAAGTACGCTCTGCTCAGATTGCCTTCCGGCGAAGTTCGTAAGGTGTTGGCCGTCAACATCGCAACTGTCGGTCAGGTTGGCAATATCGAGCATGAGAATGTCTCCATCGGCAAAGCAGGACGTAATCGTTGGCTCGGCAAGCGCCCCAAGGTTCGTGGCGTAGCGATGAACCCCGTCGATCACCCGTTGGGTGGTGGCGAGGGCAGAAGTTCTGGCGGACGTCATCCCGTTACCCCGTGGGGTAAACCCACCAAGGGATATAAGACTCGTTCACCGAAGAAGCCTTCGTCCAAGTTAATCGTAAAACGCCGTGGAAGTAAGTAG
- the rpmD gene encoding 50S ribosomal protein L30: protein MIKIKLTKSLITQSPVQKRTVKALGFTKLNQVRTLPDNECVRGMINKVKHLVEVIQ from the coding sequence ATGATTAAGATCAAACTGACTAAGAGCCTCATCACCCAGAGCCCTGTGCAGAAAAGAACTGTAAAGGCTCTTGGTTTTACCAAGCTCAACCAGGTCCGCACTCTTCCCGACAATGAATGTGTTCGAGGGATGATCAATAAAGTCAAGCATCTTGTAGAGGTTATTCAATAA
- the rplN gene encoding 50S ribosomal protein L14: MIQMQTTLDVADNSGAKKVACIKVLGGSKRRYARVGDIIMVSVKEAIPHGKVKKGDVLQAVVVRTTKEIGRPDGTFIRFDNNSAVMLNKNLEPMGTRIFGPVARELRAKNFMKIVSLAPEVL; this comes from the coding sequence ATGATTCAAATGCAGACGACTTTGGATGTCGCAGACAATTCCGGAGCCAAGAAGGTTGCCTGCATCAAGGTGCTAGGCGGAAGCAAGAGGCGTTACGCTCGTGTTGGGGACATCATCATGGTGTCCGTCAAAGAAGCGATTCCTCATGGAAAAGTCAAAAAGGGCGATGTTCTCCAGGCAGTAGTTGTAAGAACAACAAAAGAGATCGGCCGACCCGATGGTACTTTTATCCGTTTCGACAATAATTCAGCAGTTATGTTGAATAAGAACCTTGAGCCGATGGGCACTCGTATTTTTGGGCCTGTTGCACGTGAATTGCGGGCAAAGAACTTTATGAAGATTGTATCTTTAGCCCCAGAGGTGTTGTAA
- the rplC gene encoding 50S ribosomal protein L3 → MKKTLGIVGRKIGMTRIYGADGNVIPVTVIQAGPCPVIEKKVSEKDGYTALQVGFEEVAAHRLTKPEQGHQQKANCGFYKMLKEIRLGSVDEYEVGQKLTVEMFTPGEKIRVTGTSKGRGFAGVIRRWNFGGAPASHGHEQVHRKPGSIGQCAWPSKVFKGKKMPGQLGNKTATMLNLEIVDVRPEDNVVLVRGQVPGPKQGIVVLSKMK, encoded by the coding sequence ATGAAAAAGACTTTGGGAATCGTTGGGCGCAAAATCGGTATGACCAGAATCTATGGTGCTGACGGAAACGTCATCCCCGTAACGGTCATTCAGGCCGGTCCTTGCCCAGTTATTGAAAAAAAGGTCAGCGAAAAAGACGGTTACACCGCTTTACAGGTTGGTTTTGAAGAAGTGGCAGCACATCGACTGACCAAACCCGAGCAGGGCCATCAGCAAAAGGCAAATTGTGGCTTTTACAAAATGCTGAAGGAAATCCGTCTTGGCAGCGTTGATGAATATGAAGTCGGTCAGAAACTGACCGTTGAAATGTTCACTCCCGGCGAAAAAATTCGCGTTACCGGTACCTCCAAGGGCCGCGGATTCGCAGGCGTCATCCGTCGTTGGAATTTCGGCGGAGCTCCTGCATCACACGGACACGAACAGGTCCACAGAAAGCCCGGCTCGATCGGCCAGTGCGCATGGCCGAGCAAGGTTTTCAAGGGAAAGAAAATGCCGGGTCAGCTTGGAAACAAGACCGCCACGATGCTCAATCTTGAGATTGTGGACGTCCGCCCGGAAGACAATGTCGTGCTTGTACGCGGCCAAGTTCCAGGACCCAAGCAGGGGATCGTCGTCCTCAGCAAGATGAAGTAA
- a CDS encoding type Z 30S ribosomal protein S14, translating to MTRTSLMVKAQRKPKFSTRQYNRCPICGRPRAFMRKFGICRICFRNMALAGELPGVRKSSW from the coding sequence TTGACTCGTACATCTTTGATGGTCAAGGCTCAGCGGAAGCCCAAATTTTCCACACGCCAGTATAACAGATGTCCCATTTGCGGTCGGCCCAGAGCCTTCATGCGCAAGTTCGGCATTTGCAGAATCTGCTTCAGGAATATGGCCCTTGCCGGTGAACTGCCTGGCGTAAGAAAATCTAGCTGGTAA
- the rpsS gene encoding 30S ribosomal protein S19 has translation MPRSLKKGPFVDGHLLNKVEKSHTDRSRQVIKTWSRRSTILPEMVGLTFAVHNGKKFIPVFVSENMVGHKLGEFAPTRTYFGHAADKKKK, from the coding sequence ATGCCTAGGTCTCTGAAAAAAGGCCCTTTCGTGGATGGCCATCTGCTTAACAAGGTGGAAAAATCCCACACTGATAGAAGCCGTCAGGTGATCAAGACTTGGTCTCGCCGGTCTACGATTTTACCAGAGATGGTCGGACTTACCTTTGCAGTTCATAATGGAAAGAAATTTATCCCGGTGTTTGTCTCCGAGAATATGGTCGGACACAAACTTGGTGAATTTGCACCCACCAGGACTTATTTTGGCCACGCTGCTGATAAGAAGAAGAAATAG
- the rpsE gene encoding 30S ribosomal protein S5, giving the protein MQQNEFELIEKIVYLNRVAKVVKGGRRFSFSALVVVGDGKGTVGFGLGKANQVPDAIKKATDRARKDMQKVELLDGTIPYEVLGNFGAGHVMLKPASAGTGIIAGGPVRAVMEAAGVHDILTKAIGTNNPHNVLRATFAGLRSLRSAELVGRMRGKTLTIKRK; this is encoded by the coding sequence ATGCAACAAAACGAATTTGAACTCATTGAGAAAATTGTCTATCTCAATCGCGTCGCCAAAGTTGTCAAGGGTGGCCGTCGATTCAGCTTCAGCGCATTAGTCGTTGTCGGTGACGGAAAGGGAACGGTTGGGTTTGGCCTTGGTAAGGCCAACCAGGTTCCCGATGCCATCAAGAAGGCCACCGACAGGGCTCGCAAGGATATGCAGAAGGTTGAACTTCTCGATGGTACCATCCCTTACGAAGTATTGGGGAATTTTGGCGCAGGTCACGTGATGCTCAAACCTGCCTCGGCAGGTACCGGGATCATTGCCGGCGGGCCCGTCCGTGCCGTCATGGAAGCCGCTGGCGTTCATGACATCCTGACCAAGGCCATTGGAACGAACAATCCTCACAATGTGCTTCGCGCTACATTCGCCGGACTTCGCTCCCTGCGCAGCGCCGAACTCGTCGGACGGATGAGAGGCAAAACTCTCACCATCAAGAGAAAATAG
- the rplW gene encoding 50S ribosomal protein L23, with the protein MESTQVLLRPLISEKSTGLKELGNQVAFFVHSAANKIDVQRAVENVFNVKVTAVNIVNYRPRTRKKFGRVVGKISGYKKAYVSLAAGEKIDFFEGV; encoded by the coding sequence ATGGAAAGCACGCAAGTATTACTCAGGCCGTTGATTTCTGAAAAATCCACGGGCCTTAAGGAACTTGGGAATCAAGTTGCTTTTTTTGTTCATTCTGCCGCGAACAAAATCGACGTGCAGCGTGCAGTTGAGAACGTATTCAACGTTAAAGTCACCGCTGTGAACATTGTCAATTACCGTCCGCGCACGAGAAAGAAGTTCGGTCGCGTGGTAGGCAAGATCAGCGGATACAAGAAAGCGTACGTATCTCTTGCCGCCGGCGAAAAGATTGATTTCTTTGAAGGGGTGTAA
- the rplE gene encoding 50S ribosomal protein L5, translated as MSSLIKIYKDKVAPELSKEFNYTSVMQIPSIKCVSLNMGLGEGSQNNKIIQDSVRDLSLIAGQRAVVTRAKKSIAAFKLREGMPVGCRVSLRGDRMWAFLEKLLTIALPRVRDFRGVPDRGFDGRGNYTLGIKEHTIFPEIEIDRIEKAVGMNISVITTAQTDKEGKMLLKLLGMPFKK; from the coding sequence ATGAGTAGTCTCATAAAGATCTACAAAGATAAAGTCGCTCCTGAACTCTCGAAGGAATTCAACTACACGTCAGTGATGCAGATTCCTTCGATTAAATGTGTCTCATTGAATATGGGACTGGGTGAAGGTAGCCAGAATAACAAAATCATACAGGATTCTGTACGCGATTTGTCTCTGATTGCTGGTCAGCGGGCCGTTGTAACACGGGCAAAGAAATCCATCGCTGCGTTCAAGCTGCGTGAGGGAATGCCTGTAGGCTGCCGGGTATCGCTTCGAGGAGACAGAATGTGGGCTTTTCTGGAGAAGCTTTTGACCATTGCGCTTCCCAGAGTCCGCGACTTCCGGGGAGTACCGGACAGAGGTTTTGATGGCCGCGGAAATTATACCCTTGGCATTAAGGAACATACTATCTTTCCCGAAATCGAGATTGATAGGATCGAAAAAGCAGTGGGTATGAATATTTCTGTTATAACTACTGCCCAGACTGACAAAGAAGGCAAGATGCTTTTGAAGCTTCTTGGAATGCCCTTCAAGAAGTAA
- the rpsC gene encoding 30S ribosomal protein S3: MGHKVHPYGFRLGYNKNWKSRWFSDKKYAEYVFEDSKLRKYVKEKLFHAGISKIEIERAADKVRLILFTARPGIVIGRKGVEIEKLRAELKSKFAREFVIEVNEIRRPETDAQLVAESIAQQLERRVAFRRAIKKTLGMAQKFGALGIKVQCGGRLGGAEIARTEWAREGRVPLHTLRADIDYGVALAKTTYGIIGVKVWVFKGEILSEVDS, translated from the coding sequence TTGGGTCATAAAGTTCATCCTTACGGATTCCGTTTGGGATACAATAAAAACTGGAAGTCCCGTTGGTTCAGCGACAAGAAATATGCTGAGTATGTTTTCGAAGACAGTAAGCTTCGGAAATATGTAAAGGAAAAGCTGTTTCACGCCGGTATTTCCAAGATTGAAATCGAGAGAGCTGCCGACAAGGTTCGTCTGATACTTTTCACTGCACGCCCCGGTATTGTTATCGGACGAAAGGGCGTTGAAATTGAAAAGTTGCGGGCTGAACTCAAAAGCAAGTTCGCTCGTGAGTTTGTGATAGAGGTCAACGAAATCCGCCGCCCGGAAACAGATGCACAGCTCGTTGCGGAATCCATTGCGCAGCAGCTTGAGCGTCGGGTAGCTTTTCGTCGTGCCATCAAGAAGACACTGGGCATGGCCCAGAAGTTCGGCGCACTCGGGATCAAGGTCCAGTGTGGCGGCCGTCTTGGTGGAGCGGAAATCGCTCGTACGGAATGGGCGAGAGAGGGTCGTGTGCCTTTGCATACCTTACGTGCCGACATCGATTACGGTGTTGCACTTGCCAAGACCACTTATGGGATCATTGGCGTAAAGGTATGGGTGTTCAAGGGTGAGATCCTGAGCGAGGTAGATAGCTGA
- the rpsQ gene encoding 30S ribosomal protein S17, with protein MSNSGKTSNKRTLVGFVVSDKNDKTIVVRVETLVKHPVLKKYIRRRKKFMAHDPNNECHIGDKVQIVESRPLSARKNWHLMKIIERAL; from the coding sequence ATGAGTAACAGCGGAAAGACATCAAACAAGAGAACTCTTGTTGGCTTCGTAGTGAGCGATAAGAACGACAAGACCATTGTCGTGCGTGTCGAAACACTGGTCAAACATCCTGTTCTTAAAAAATATATCCGCCGCAGAAAGAAATTCATGGCTCATGACCCCAACAATGAATGTCACATTGGGGATAAAGTTCAGATCGTCGAGTCCCGTCCTTTGAGTGCGCGGAAGAATTGGCATCTGATGAAAATCATTGAAAGAGCTTTGTAG
- the rplV gene encoding 50S ribosomal protein L22, whose translation METRSVAKFIRVSPQKARLVARNVTGKHVEDALNVLKFTPKKAARLIEKVLTTAIANAEHNSKLNVDNLYVKEVRIDGGPSWKRIQSRAMGRAYRIIKRSSHITVVVDEL comes from the coding sequence ATGGAAACAAGATCAGTTGCCAAGTTTATACGCGTTTCCCCGCAGAAAGCCAGGTTGGTCGCACGTAACGTGACCGGTAAACACGTGGAAGATGCGTTGAATGTCCTGAAATTCACCCCCAAGAAAGCTGCCCGTCTGATTGAGAAGGTTCTGACGACTGCAATTGCCAACGCTGAACACAATTCCAAGCTCAACGTCGACAACCTCTATGTGAAGGAAGTTCGCATAGATGGCGGCCCGAGCTGGAAGCGGATTCAATCGAGGGCAATGGGCCGGGCTTACAGAATTATCAAGCGCAGCAGCCACATCACTGTGGTTGTCGATGAACTCTAG
- the secY gene encoding preprotein translocase subunit SecY, with translation MSELKSKFLWTFLLLAVFRVGVHLPIPGVDGNALADFFANAQNTLFGLFDMFSGGGLMNLSIFALGIMPYISASIILQLLTVVSPELKRLSKEEGAAGKKKITQYTRYGTVLISVIQGLGISIGVETMTSPTGASIVYMPGWGFRFITVLTLTAGTVFIMWLGEKITEKGIGNGISLIICAGIISGLPSGIGKSYRLFTAGDVSLFTVLLVVVVMAGVLVGITFMERAQRRIPIHYAKRMVGRKMYGGQTSHLPLRINTAGVIPPIFASSILMFPATIANFSNVEILNKMSDYFRPDSIIYNICFVAFIVFFCFFYTAIVFDPKEISENLKKQGAFVPGIRPGFKTNEYIDKVLTRLTLWGALYISLVCVLPMVLMKQFNVPFYYGGTSLLIVVGVAMDTMSQVQSHLISGRYDGLLAKAKIKGRQG, from the coding sequence ATGTCAGAGCTGAAAAGCAAGTTTTTATGGACTTTTCTCCTGTTGGCTGTTTTCCGAGTAGGTGTTCATCTGCCGATACCAGGTGTTGACGGGAATGCTCTAGCAGATTTTTTTGCCAACGCACAAAATACCCTTTTTGGGCTGTTCGATATGTTTTCGGGCGGCGGCTTGATGAATCTGTCCATATTTGCACTTGGGATTATGCCTTACATCTCCGCTTCGATTATCCTGCAGCTTTTGACCGTGGTCAGCCCTGAACTCAAAAGGCTGAGCAAGGAAGAAGGCGCTGCGGGAAAGAAGAAAATTACCCAGTATACGCGATATGGAACGGTGTTGATATCCGTGATTCAGGGTCTTGGAATCTCCATTGGTGTTGAAACGATGACAAGCCCCACTGGGGCTTCCATTGTTTACATGCCGGGATGGGGATTTCGGTTCATCACCGTTCTGACTCTTACCGCAGGCACTGTGTTCATCATGTGGCTGGGGGAAAAAATCACGGAGAAGGGGATCGGCAACGGTATCAGCCTGATCATCTGCGCTGGTATCATCTCCGGTCTGCCCAGCGGTATCGGGAAGTCCTACCGGCTTTTCACGGCCGGTGACGTCTCCCTTTTTACGGTACTGCTGGTTGTCGTTGTCATGGCTGGGGTTCTGGTAGGCATCACCTTCATGGAGCGTGCGCAGCGCAGGATTCCCATCCATTACGCCAAACGAATGGTCGGACGGAAAATGTATGGAGGGCAGACGAGTCATCTGCCGTTGCGGATAAATACGGCTGGAGTCATCCCGCCCATTTTCGCATCTTCGATCCTGATGTTTCCCGCGACGATAGCCAACTTTTCAAATGTTGAAATATTGAACAAGATGTCTGATTATTTCAGGCCAGATTCAATCATTTACAATATTTGTTTCGTTGCATTCATCGTATTTTTCTGCTTTTTTTATACGGCGATTGTTTTTGATCCCAAGGAAATTTCCGAAAATCTAAAGAAACAAGGGGCTTTTGTCCCTGGCATTCGCCCTGGGTTCAAGACGAACGAGTATATCGACAAGGTTTTGACCCGTTTGACTTTATGGGGCGCTTTGTATATCTCGCTCGTCTGTGTTTTGCCCATGGTCCTTATGAAGCAGTTCAATGTCCCCTTTTATTACGGTGGAACATCCTTGCTGATCGTTGTCGGTGTGGCCATGGACACCATGTCCCAGGTGCAGTCGCATCTCATTTCGGGACGATATGACGGCCTGCTTGCCAAGGCAAAAATCAAGGGCAGGCAAGGTTGA
- the rplD gene encoding 50S ribosomal protein L4, with product MANAKVYDQNRMEVGEISLADDIFQVEVRPEVLHLAVKSHLAKLRSGTVGVKTRGLVRGGGKKPWRQKGTGRARAGSSRSPLWRSGAVIHGPQARDYSFKINKQIRKLALKMAISSRFTSENMLVVNKLQFDEIKTKNFVACKDTLGLKKALIVVAEKDTNLALSARNVPGILVLDPQSINVYEILKYPQMVLDQGAVLALQERLK from the coding sequence ATGGCAAACGCGAAAGTATACGATCAAAACAGGATGGAAGTCGGCGAGATTTCCCTGGCCGATGACATCTTCCAGGTTGAAGTAAGACCCGAAGTGCTTCACCTGGCTGTGAAATCTCATTTGGCGAAGCTTCGCTCCGGAACCGTAGGTGTCAAAACCCGCGGTCTCGTCAGGGGCGGTGGCAAGAAACCGTGGCGCCAGAAGGGCACCGGTCGGGCTCGTGCCGGATCCAGCCGTTCCCCTCTTTGGAGAAGTGGCGCTGTGATCCACGGACCTCAGGCCCGTGACTACAGTTTCAAGATCAACAAGCAGATCCGCAAGCTTGCTCTGAAGATGGCCATCTCCTCGCGGTTTACCTCCGAGAACATGCTTGTCGTCAACAAGCTCCAGTTCGATGAGATCAAAACCAAGAACTTCGTGGCCTGCAAGGATACCCTCGGGTTGAAAAAAGCCTTGATTGTTGTTGCTGAAAAAGATACCAACCTTGCTCTTTCGGCCAGGAACGTTCCTGGTATTCTCGTGTTGGATCCGCAGTCGATCAATGTTTACGAAATCCTCAAGTATCCCCAGATGGTCCTGGACCAGGGTGCTGTTTTGGCCCTGCAGGAGAGGTTGAAATAA